The nucleotide sequence CTCCCGCAGGACGCGCTGGCCGCCGCACGGGAGGCGGGCCTGCCGGTCTTGCTGCGCTACGCCGACCGCCCGCGGATCGTGCCGTGGTTCGACGCACAGGCGACGAAGGGCGTGCCGGCGAGCCGCGTCGTCATCTTCGAGGGGGCCCGGGTCCCGGACCTCGAGACCGTCCGGCCGCCCATGGAAGAAGGGCACTTCGCGGTAGGCCTGGTGGAGTTCGCCGGGCAGGCGGGCGCCGCGGAGCTGGCCCGCTCGCTGGGCATGGCGGGCGTCGCGGTGCACAGCATGAAGTCGGAAGAGATCGAACGGGCCGGCGTGGACGCCTCCATCGACCGGTACGTGCGGGCGGTACGGGAGCGCGGGGTGCGGGTGCTGTACCTGCGGCCGGCACCGCAGGAGCAGGACACCCTGGCCCTGGTGGCCGGGCTCGCCGGGCGGTTGAGGGCTGAAGGGTACACCATGGGGCTTGCCCGGCCGGCGCCTCTTTGGAGGGGGCCCGGCGCCCTGACGCTGTTGCTGGCGGGCGTGGGCGCGGCCGGGCTGTTGCTGTGGCTCGTGGCCGGGTGGGCATCGGCCGGCGGTGCGGGCGCCCGTGCGCTGGCCTCGCCGCTCGTGGCCGTCGCGGCGGCCGCCCTGGGGGTGCTCTCCGGGGCGGTGCTGGTGGTGGCCCACGCCCGGGGATGGGATAGTGCCCTGTCGGTGCTGGCCAGGCAGATGGGGGCGTTCGGGGTGGCCCTGGTGGCGCCGGTGGCGGCCATGGCCGCCGGGCTGTCCGTAGCCGGGCGGCCGCAGCGCCCGGACGGCAGCCTCGTCGGGAGCCGGGGGCAGGGCAGCACGCTGCGGGCGCTCGGGGCGTGGCTTGCGGTCGCGCTGGTGGGCCTGATCGGGGGGCTGCTGGTAGCGAGCCTGCTCAGCGACAGTCTGTTCATGCTGCGGCTGGAACAGTTCAGGGGGGTCAAGCTCGTGCACGTGCTGCCGCCGGTGACGGTGGCGGCGGGTGCCCTGGCGCTGGCGGGGGCCGATGGGGAGCAGGTGCGCCGCTGGCTGGTCCGGCCCGTGCGCTGGGTTGACGCGGCACTGGCCGTGGTGCTGGTCGCCGCCGGAGCCTACTACGTGCTGCGCACCGGCAACGAGGCGGGGGCCGTCTCGGAGCTCGAGCGGGCGCTCCGGGGCTGGCTCGAGACGGGCCTTTCGGTGCGGCCCCGGACCAAGGAGTTTCTCATCGGGTATCCGGCCCTGGCCGCCGGGCTGTTCATGTGGAGCCGGGGCTGGGCCCGGGAATGGCCTTTGCTGTGGGCCGGCGTGATGGGGGCTGCCTCCATCGCTCCCGTCTCCGTGACCAATACTTTCGCCCATCTCCACACGCCGCTCGTCATCACGCTGCAGCGGGAGTTGAACGGGATGGCCCTGGGGCTGCTCGCCGCGGCGCTCGTCTGGGCGGTGGCCGGCCGGCTCGAAGCGGGCGCCAGGCGGCGTGCCCGGCTGCGGGCGGTGGCCGGGGGGCAGCAGGAGCGATCGCAACGGGGACTCGGCGTCACCCCCTGAAAATACTTTTCTCGGGTTATTACGGGTTCGGCAACCTGGGGGACGAGGCCGTCCTGGCCGGCGCGCTGCGGGGCCTTCGTCACCACCTGGGTGAAGACGCCCGGCTGGTGGTGCTCTCTTCCGATCCCCCGGTCACCCGGCAACTGCACCGGGTCGAAGCAGAAAGCCGCGCCCCGGGCGCCACGTGGCGTGCCGTGCGGGGCGCGACGGTGCTGGTGAGCGGCGGAGGGAGCTTGCTCCAGGACGTCACCAGCGTGCGAAGCCTCCTCTACTACCTCTTCGTGATGGAGCTCGCCCGCCTGCACGGCGCGCGCGTCGTCTGGTTCGCCCAGGGCATCGGGCCCGTGCACCGGCCATGGCTGAGGCGCCTGGTCGCCTGGGAGGCGAACCGGGCGGCGGCCGTCACGGTACGCGACGAGGCGTCGCGCCACGACCTGGTCGCCATGGGAGTGGATCCGGCCAGGGTGCAGGTGGTGGCCGACGCCGCGTGGCTCCTCGCAGAGCCGCACGGGGCTGCCGGCTCCTCGCGCTTCCCCACGGCCTTGCCTTCCCCTGAGGCGCCGGGCGGCCGGGACGAGGAGCGGGCCGGTCTCAAGGCCGGCGTGGTATGGCGCGAGTGGAAGGGCCAGCCCGTGACGACCGCCGAGGCCGGCGTGGCGCTGGGCCGGGCGCTCGCTCGCCTGGGAAGGCCCGGCCTCGAGGTCGAGGTGATGGCCTTCCAGCCTGGCCTCGACCTCCCGGCCTGCCGGGAGATGGCCGGGAGCTTGCAGCGCGGGGTGCGGGCGGAGACGGGGGCAGCGGTGCGGGTCACGGTGACGCAGGCTCCCCCGAGCCCCGAGGAGGCGCTCGATCGCCTCGCGTCGTGGGACCTGGTGGTCGCCGTGCGGCTGCACGCTTTGATCCTGGCGGCCATGGCGGGCGTGCCGTTCGTCGGGGTGGCCTACGACCCCAAGGTCGAGGCCGCCGGGGCGGAGCTTCGGTGGCCGATCCCTCCCCTGGCTCCGGAAGACGGGGCGGACGTGCGGGCGTGGGAGATGCGGCTGCGGTCCGCGCTCGCCGACCGGCCGGTGCTGGTTACCCACCTCCAGCGCCTGCGGCCGGCCATGGTGGCGAAGGCCATGGGGGCGGTCGAGGCCGTTCGCCGGGCCGTGCTCGCCACCGAGCAGCAACCTCCCGTCCCCGCTCCGCCGGGACCCGTCTCGCCCCCGAGGCGGGAGCCCGTCCGTCATGCAGGGGCGCTCCCGCCCGCGGGCGAGGTGCTGGGCGTGCCCGTCCACCTGCTGGGGCTCGAGGAGGCAGCGAGGGCCATCGAGCGGTGGATGGCGGAGCGAGAGGGCTCCTGCGAGCCCCGGGCGCAGCCGGTGCGGCACGTGGTGACCCTCAACCCCGAGATGATCATGGCGGCCCGCCACGACCCGGGCTTCCGCCGGGTCCTCGAGCAGGCCGACCTGCTGGTGCCCGACGGGATCGGCGTCGTGTGGGCGTGCCGCCGGCTGGGCTGGCCGGCCGTGGGCCGGGTGCCGGGCATCGAGCTGGCCGAACGATGCCTGGCCGCCTGCGCGGCTTCCGGCCGGCCCGTCGTCTTCGTCGGCGGCGCCCCGGGCCAACCGGCCGCCTCGCGGCTGCCCGTGGCCCAACAGGCGGCGCTGCGGCTCCGGCAGCGCCTCCCGGGGCTGCGGGTGGTCGCGACGCACCACGGATACTTCCGCCCGGACAGCCCCGAGGAAGAGGCCCTGCTCGCGGCGATCGAACAGGCCCGGCCGGCGCTCTTGCTCGTCGGCATGGGCTCGCCTCGCCAGGAACTCTGGATCGCCCGCCACCGGGAGCGCCTGGCGGGCGCGGTGAGGGTGGCCATGGGCGTGGGGGGCAGCTTCGACGTCTGGGCCGGCAAGAGCCGCCGCGCCCCGGCACTGGCCCGAAAGGCCGGGCTCGAGTGGCTCTGGCGGTTGGTGCGTGAGCCCCGGCGGGCCGGCCGCATGCGGGTGTTGCCGCTTTTTGCCGCGCACGTGCTCGCGGCGCGGTGGGGACGGCATGGCCGGGCCCGCGCCCCGAATCCTGCCGAGAGTGCCCGGTCGGCGTCAAATACCTCTATAATGGGTGAGCAGGGCAGAAGCACCCGCGGTCCCGGATCCGGGGAGGCGAGCGCTTGAAGGGTCCTATGGGGAAGGCGTGGCCGGCGATCGTCATCGTCACCGCCCTGGCCGTTGGGGCCCTGGTGGGCGTGAGCCTCTTGAGCATGGGCGCTCCTCCCTCCCAGGGCGCCTCGGCGCGATCCGGCGACGACCTCGCCACGGCGCTCGAGGTGATCGGCGTCATCAAGACCCACTACCTCGAGCCCGTCAGCACCGTCGACATGCTCGCCGCCTACATGCGCACCGGCACCATCAACGGGATGCTCAAGGAGTCGGTCAAGGACCCGTACACCCGCTACATGGACGCCGAGGCGTACAAGCAGTTCCAGATCGACACGAGCGGCCACTACGGCGGGATCGGGATCTACATCGGCATCCAGGACAACAAGCTCACCGTCGTTGCCCCCATCCCCGGCACGCCCGCGGCCAAGGCGGGGCTCCAGGCCGGCGACTGGATCGTGGAGGTCGACGGGCGACCGACCAGCGAGATGGCCCAGGAGGAGGCGACGACCCTCATCCGGGGGCCCAAGGGCTCCACGGTGGAGCTCACCGTCGAGCGCAAGCAGAAGCGGTTCAAGGTGCGCATCGCCCGGGAAGAGATCGTCGTGCCCGCCGTGTCGACGGTGCAACTGTTGCCCGGGCAGATCGGGTACGTGCGCCTGCTGCAGTTCTCCGAGGACGCGCCGGCCGAGATGGAGCGGGCGCTGTCGACCCTGGAGCAGAAAAACTACCGCGCCCTCATCCTCGACCTGCGCAACAATCCCGGCGGGCTGTTGACGGCCGCCATCGACGTCGCCAGCCTTTTTCTGCGAGATGGCCCGGTCGTCCACGTCGTCGGCCGCAGCGGCGAACGGCACACCATCGAGGCAGGCTCGGTCCGGGCGCACCCGCTGGTGCCCACGGTGGTGCTGGTCAACAAGGGGTCGGCCAGCGCCTCGGAGATCCTGGCGGGCGCCCTGCAGGATCGCAAGGTCGCGACCCTGGTGGGGACCAAGACGTTTGGCAAGGGGCTCGTGCAGACCGTGATCCCGCTGGGGCGCGGCGACGCCCTGACGGTCACCACCCAGAAATACCAGACGGCCGGCGGGCGGTACATCGGTAACGAGGGCATCGAGCCCGACGTGGTCGTCAAGGTGCCGGAGGGCGACCAGGAGGCGCCACCGCTCGCCTCCGGCAAGGTCGACCTCAACGACGTGCAGATCCAGAAGGCCATGGAGATCTTGACCCGGCAGCTCGCGCAGGCGGGCGGGCGCGCCGAAGGAGGCTGACCGGCCACTTGCCTGTGGGCGACCTGCTGCGGCTCATCGGAGAGAGCCTGCTGGGGCTCATCGCATCCCCCACGGCGCTGTTGCTGCTGTCGGTCGTGGTCTGGTTCGTTTACGTGCAAGCCGCCCGGTCGGCTGCCGTCGAACAGTACATGTTCGGCGTCGTGCGCACCTCGACCCGCCGGCAAACGCTGCAGGCGCTCGGCATGGGGCTGCTGGGTGGGGCGCTGGCGACGGCGCTTTTCGTGGGGCTCGGCATCACCTTCGACATCAGCTTCATCGACACCTGGCGCATCCTGTTCCTCATGGCGCTCGCCCTGGCGCTGGTGCAGCCACGGTTCATGTGCTTCGCGTACGCGGGCGGGCTCGGTTCCCTCGCGTCGCTGGTAGCAGCGCTGTTCGGCTGGAGGCTGGGCGTGGACGTGCCGGCCGTGATGGCGCTCGTGGGGGCGCTGCACCTGGTGGAGGCGCTCCTGGTCTGGCTCGACGGCCACATCAGCCCGACACCGCTTT is from Limnochorda sp. L945t and encodes:
- a CDS encoding DUF5693 family protein, coding for MALGVAGAAGVLVPRLAREQASRGPVELTFDWPSLQAAAEQWDRPPAELVRELAKAGVTSLAVPEQTAGELVSRGDALLMTPVQMEMLRLPAPAAPVQSPVTWLLQPGQPPLAIPAAAPRAHAFGVGLPQDALAAAREAGLPVLLRYADRPRIVPWFDAQATKGVPASRVVIFEGARVPDLETVRPPMEEGHFAVGLVEFAGQAGAAELARSLGMAGVAVHSMKSEEIERAGVDASIDRYVRAVRERGVRVLYLRPAPQEQDTLALVAGLAGRLRAEGYTMGLARPAPLWRGPGALTLLLAGVGAAGLLLWLVAGWASAGGAGARALASPLVAVAAAALGVLSGAVLVVAHARGWDSALSVLARQMGAFGVALVAPVAAMAAGLSVAGRPQRPDGSLVGSRGQGSTLRALGAWLAVALVGLIGGLLVASLLSDSLFMLRLEQFRGVKLVHVLPPVTVAAGALALAGADGEQVRRWLVRPVRWVDAALAVVLVAAGAYYVLRTGNEAGAVSELERALRGWLETGLSVRPRTKEFLIGYPALAAGLFMWSRGWAREWPLLWAGVMGAASIAPVSVTNTFAHLHTPLVITLQRELNGMALGLLAAALVWAVAGRLEAGARRRARLRAVAGGQQERSQRGLGVTP
- a CDS encoding S41 family peptidase, yielding MKGPMGKAWPAIVIVTALAVGALVGVSLLSMGAPPSQGASARSGDDLATALEVIGVIKTHYLEPVSTVDMLAAYMRTGTINGMLKESVKDPYTRYMDAEAYKQFQIDTSGHYGGIGIYIGIQDNKLTVVAPIPGTPAAKAGLQAGDWIVEVDGRPTSEMAQEEATTLIRGPKGSTVELTVERKQKRFKVRIAREEIVVPAVSTVQLLPGQIGYVRLLQFSEDAPAEMERALSTLEQKNYRALILDLRNNPGGLLTAAIDVASLFLRDGPVVHVVGRSGERHTIEAGSVRAHPLVPTVVLVNKGSASASEILAGALQDRKVATLVGTKTFGKGLVQTVIPLGRGDALTVTTQKYQTAGGRYIGNEGIEPDVVVKVPEGDQEAPPLASGKVDLNDVQIQKAMEILTRQLAQAGGRAEGG
- the csaB gene encoding polysaccharide pyruvyl transferase CsaB, whose product is MLFSGYYGFGNLGDEAVLAGALRGLRHHLGEDARLVVLSSDPPVTRQLHRVEAESRAPGATWRAVRGATVLVSGGGSLLQDVTSVRSLLYYLFVMELARLHGARVVWFAQGIGPVHRPWLRRLVAWEANRAAAVTVRDEASRHDLVAMGVDPARVQVVADAAWLLAEPHGAAGSSRFPTALPSPEAPGGRDEERAGLKAGVVWREWKGQPVTTAEAGVALGRALARLGRPGLEVEVMAFQPGLDLPACREMAGSLQRGVRAETGAAVRVTVTQAPPSPEEALDRLASWDLVVAVRLHALILAAMAGVPFVGVAYDPKVEAAGAELRWPIPPLAPEDGADVRAWEMRLRSALADRPVLVTHLQRLRPAMVAKAMGAVEAVRRAVLATEQQPPVPAPPGPVSPPRREPVRHAGALPPAGEVLGVPVHLLGLEEAARAIERWMAEREGSCEPRAQPVRHVVTLNPEMIMAARHDPGFRRVLEQADLLVPDGIGVVWACRRLGWPAVGRVPGIELAERCLAACAASGRPVVFVGGAPGQPAASRLPVAQQAALRLRQRLPGLRVVATHHGYFRPDSPEEEALLAAIEQARPALLLVGMGSPRQELWIARHRERLAGAVRVAMGVGGSFDVWAGKSRRAPALARKAGLEWLWRLVREPRRAGRMRVLPLFAAHVLAARWGRHGRARAPNPAESARSASNTSIMGEQGRSTRGPGSGEASA